Proteins found in one Cinclus cinclus chromosome 8, bCinCin1.1, whole genome shotgun sequence genomic segment:
- the TOR3A gene encoding torsin-3A, whose product MAALGQGRLPARRGLGCCVLVLLLLLGGSGSPGTTPPPRAPWAEEQGPVPERAPWGKARYETVKKHLGAVGALSKQYWQHLACKVWREGCEEEEKQRKREGEAEPIPGWGFPLIGRDYLEILSAWYCSFSKCCETGDCRIINNITGLEADLSGQLHGQHLAKEVVVQAVQGFLQNPRPQKALVLSFHGWSGTGKNFVARMVASHLYRDGLKSDCVRVFVSLLHFPHHNYVDSYKAQLQRQISETLQRCRQPLLIFDEAEKLHSSLLDAIRPFMAQHDSKGQVDHQRSIFLFLSNLGGNTINEVALDFRRAGRAREEISLELLEQRLRLELQEAAENSYAHSHLLRENLIDFVVPFLPLGYQHVKLCARDAFLARGLPYTEATLDEVAQMMVFVPKEEELFSAQGCKSVPQRINYFLP is encoded by the exons ATGGCTGCTCTGGGCCAGGGCCGGCTCCCGGCCCGCCGCGGGCTCGGCTGCTGcgtcctggtgctgctgctgctcctgggcgGCTCGGGCAGCCCCGGGACAACGCCCCCGCCCCGGGCGCCctgggcagaggagcagggacCCGTCCCGGAGCGGGCACCGTGGGGCAAGGCGAGGTACGAAACCGTGAAGAAGCATTTGGGAGCCGTGGGTGCTCTCTCCAAGCAGTATTGGCAGCACTTGGCGTGCAAGGTGTGGCGGGAGGGCTGcgaagaggaggagaagcagcggaagagagaaggagaggcCGAGCCCATCCCAG GCTGGGGCTTTCCTCTGATAGGCCGGGATTACCTGGAGATCCTCTCTGCCTGGTACTGCAGCTTCAGCAAGTGCTGCGAGACAGGAGACTGCAGGATAATCAACAACATCACAG ggctggaggcagacCTCAGTGGACAGCTCCACGGGCAGCACTTGGCCAAAGAAGTGgtggtgcaggcagtgcaggggtTCCTGCAGAACCCACGGCCCCAGAAGGCTCTGGTCCTGTCCTTCCATGGCTGGTCTGGCACAGGGAAGAACTTTGTGGCTCGGATGGTGGCCAGTCACCTGTACCGGGATGGGCTGAAGAGTGACTGTGTCAGGGTGTTCGTGTCCCTCCTCCACTTCCCACATCACAACTACGTGGACTCCTACAAG gccCAGCTGCAGAGGCAGATCAGCGAGACCCTGCAGCGCTGCAGGCAGCCCCTGCTCATCTTCGACGAGGCTGAGAAGCTGCATTCCAGCCTCCTGGATGCCATCAGGCCCTTCATGGCTCAACACGACAGCAAGGGCCAGGTGGATCACCAGAGATCCATATTCCTCTTCCTCAG CAATCTTGGTGGCAACACCATCAATGAGGTCGCCCTGGACTTCAGGCGAGCCGGCCGGGCACGGGAGGAGATCTCCTTGGAGCTCCTGGAACAGCGGCTGCGgttggagctgcaggaggctgcag AGAACAGTTATGCCCACAGTCACCTCCTCAGAGAGAACCTCATTGATTTCGTGGTGCCATTCCTGCCCCTGGGATACCAGCACGTGAAGCTCTGTGCGCGGGATGCTTTCCTGGCCCGTGGGCTTCCCTACACCGAGGCAACGCTCGACGAGGTGGCCCAGATGATGGTGTTTGTCCCCAAAGAGGAGGAGCTTTTCTCTGCACAGGGCTGCAAATCCGTGCCCCAGCGCAtcaattatttccttccttGA